One stretch of Harmonia axyridis chromosome 1, icHarAxyr1.1, whole genome shotgun sequence DNA includes these proteins:
- the LOC123671691 gene encoding probable beta-hexosaminidase fdl isoform X2, whose product MKHYDLKRALLIFSLFCIAFFVVLFWQQNSAIDEVSQLFPVYKKSPLLKKERKLPYPPQWHWQCNGKHCERQKVAPGVSAVSLSTCSMLCGSTQLWPQPSGPVTLGSKTATFNHHQIQFKADAKEPAATLLNHAIEIFKDKVLDYVQDVNYTVHDTDVEKILVHLKVQHADVVRLRLDTDESYHLTIKSKAHQLSVNITANTFFGVRHGLETLSQLIWWDEYSKGGMLRIIKNASVKDYPVFSYRGLMLDTARNYMSVDTLKRVFIGMSANKLNIFHWHVSDSQSFPLILPRLPKFAKVGSYAPDMTYSPEDVKELMLFALVRGIRIVIEIDTPAHAGSGWTWGPDEDMGELAVCVNKQPWMLYCGEPPCGQLNPDNPKVYEVLETLYKDLLDMTKEDELFHIGGDEVNLECWQDSLSSATQKKYGDFHDLWGDFTLKALESLQKANGGKRIPYVLVWSSNLTKRPYVSKYFNRSNIVVQSWGSSQWPDTLDLIQDGYKVIISHVDAWYLDCGFGRWRETGDAACDPYRTWQTVYNHRPWTQQGVNKKQVMGGEICLWSEQVDETSVDARLWPRGAAFAERMWSDPSLDLNTFSISEDVYLRLNTQRDRLVARGLRPEAMWPQWCLQNPGMCL is encoded by the coding sequence GAAGCTGCCGTATCCACCACAATGGCACTGGCAATGCAACGGCAAACATTGCGAGAGGCAGAAGGTCGCCCCCGGTGTCTCAGCGGTGTCGTTATCCACGTGCAGCATGCTATGCGGCTCCACGCAACTCTGGCCCCAGCCCTCCGGACCCGTCACACTTGGCAGCAAAACCGCCACCTTCAATCACCACCAAATCCAGTTCAAGGCGGACGCCAAAGAGCCTGCTGCGACCCTGTTGAACCACGCtatcgaaattttcaaggaTAAAGTACTCGACTACGTTCAGGACGTCAACTACACCGTACACGACACAGACGTAGAAAAGATTTTAGTTCATTTGAAAGTTCAGCACGCCGACGTGGTTAGACTGAGGCTGGACACGGACGAGAGCTACCATCTGACCATCAAGTCGAAGGCGCATCAGTTGTCAGTGAACATAACGGCCAACACGTTCTTCGGTGTCCGACATGGGTTGGAAACTCTCTCGCAGCTGATTTGGTGGGACGAGTACTCGAAAGGCGGCATGCTGAGGATCATAAAGAACGCTTCGGTCAAAGACTACCCGGTGTTTTCCTACAGAGGTCTCATGTTGGATACGGCGCGCAACTACATGTCCGTTGACACACTGAAGAGAGTCTTCATCGGGATGTCCGCCAATAAACTCAACATATTCCATTGGCACGTATCAGACTCTCAAAGTTTTCCTCTTATATTACCCAGACTGCCGAAATTTGCCAAAGTGGGTTCGTACGCTCCAGACATGACCTACTCCCCAGAAGACGTCAAGGAGTTGATGCTCTTCGCCTTGGTACGGGGCATTAGAATAGTGATTGAAATAGATACTCCCGCCCACGCTGGGAGTGGTTGGACCTGGGGACCAGATGAAGACATGGGAGAGCTTGCTGTGTGCGTGAACAAACAGCCTTGGATGCTGTACTGCGGGGAACCTCCCTGCGGCCAACTGAACCCGGATAACCCCAAAGTTTACGAAGTACTCGAGACGCTCTACAAAGACCTTCTAGACATGACAAAGGAAGACGAACTATTCCATATCGGAGGTGACGAGGTGAACTTAGAATGTTGGCAGGACAGTCTCAGCAGCGCTACGCAGAAGAAGTACGGCGACTTCCACGACCTCTGGGGCGACTTCACCCTTAAGGCGCTGGAGAGTTTGCAGAAAGCTAATGGAGGCAAGCGCATTCCATACGTTCTAGTATGGTCCAGCAACCTCACCAAAAGACCTTACGTTAGCAAGTATTTCAACAGGAGCAATATCGTTGTACAAAGTTGGGGTTCTAGTCAATGGCCCGACACCCTGGATCTCATACAGGATGGGTACAAAGtgataatatcccacgtggacGCTTGGTACCTCGACTGCGGTTTTGGTCGTTGGAGAGAGACCGGTGATGCCGCTTGTGACCCTTACAGAACGTGGCAAACAGTCTACAATCACCGTCCTTGGACTCAACAGGGTGTCAACAAGAAACAGGTGATGGGAGGGGAGATATGCCTGTGGAGCGAACAAGTCGATGAGACCTCGGTCGATGCCAGGTTATGGCCTAGAGGTGCTGCTTTCGCAGAACGCATGTGGAGTGACCCTTCATTGGATCTGAACACTTTTAGTATATCAGAAGATGTTTATTTAAGATTGAACACTCAGAGGGATAGGCTAGTGGCGAGGGGACTTCGACCGGAGGCAATGTGGCCGCAATGGTGCCTTCAGAATCCAGGGATGTGCCTTTGA
- the LOC123671691 gene encoding probable beta-hexosaminidase fdl isoform X1: MLKAVCYRGLRMKHYDLKRALLIFSLFCIAFFVVLFWQQNSAIDEVSQLFPVYKKSPLLKKERKLPYPPQWHWQCNGKHCERQKVAPGVSAVSLSTCSMLCGSTQLWPQPSGPVTLGSKTATFNHHQIQFKADAKEPAATLLNHAIEIFKDKVLDYVQDVNYTVHDTDVEKILVHLKVQHADVVRLRLDTDESYHLTIKSKAHQLSVNITANTFFGVRHGLETLSQLIWWDEYSKGGMLRIIKNASVKDYPVFSYRGLMLDTARNYMSVDTLKRVFIGMSANKLNIFHWHVSDSQSFPLILPRLPKFAKVGSYAPDMTYSPEDVKELMLFALVRGIRIVIEIDTPAHAGSGWTWGPDEDMGELAVCVNKQPWMLYCGEPPCGQLNPDNPKVYEVLETLYKDLLDMTKEDELFHIGGDEVNLECWQDSLSSATQKKYGDFHDLWGDFTLKALESLQKANGGKRIPYVLVWSSNLTKRPYVSKYFNRSNIVVQSWGSSQWPDTLDLIQDGYKVIISHVDAWYLDCGFGRWRETGDAACDPYRTWQTVYNHRPWTQQGVNKKQVMGGEICLWSEQVDETSVDARLWPRGAAFAERMWSDPSLDLNTFSISEDVYLRLNTQRDRLVARGLRPEAMWPQWCLQNPGMCL, from the coding sequence GAAGCTGCCGTATCCACCACAATGGCACTGGCAATGCAACGGCAAACATTGCGAGAGGCAGAAGGTCGCCCCCGGTGTCTCAGCGGTGTCGTTATCCACGTGCAGCATGCTATGCGGCTCCACGCAACTCTGGCCCCAGCCCTCCGGACCCGTCACACTTGGCAGCAAAACCGCCACCTTCAATCACCACCAAATCCAGTTCAAGGCGGACGCCAAAGAGCCTGCTGCGACCCTGTTGAACCACGCtatcgaaattttcaaggaTAAAGTACTCGACTACGTTCAGGACGTCAACTACACCGTACACGACACAGACGTAGAAAAGATTTTAGTTCATTTGAAAGTTCAGCACGCCGACGTGGTTAGACTGAGGCTGGACACGGACGAGAGCTACCATCTGACCATCAAGTCGAAGGCGCATCAGTTGTCAGTGAACATAACGGCCAACACGTTCTTCGGTGTCCGACATGGGTTGGAAACTCTCTCGCAGCTGATTTGGTGGGACGAGTACTCGAAAGGCGGCATGCTGAGGATCATAAAGAACGCTTCGGTCAAAGACTACCCGGTGTTTTCCTACAGAGGTCTCATGTTGGATACGGCGCGCAACTACATGTCCGTTGACACACTGAAGAGAGTCTTCATCGGGATGTCCGCCAATAAACTCAACATATTCCATTGGCACGTATCAGACTCTCAAAGTTTTCCTCTTATATTACCCAGACTGCCGAAATTTGCCAAAGTGGGTTCGTACGCTCCAGACATGACCTACTCCCCAGAAGACGTCAAGGAGTTGATGCTCTTCGCCTTGGTACGGGGCATTAGAATAGTGATTGAAATAGATACTCCCGCCCACGCTGGGAGTGGTTGGACCTGGGGACCAGATGAAGACATGGGAGAGCTTGCTGTGTGCGTGAACAAACAGCCTTGGATGCTGTACTGCGGGGAACCTCCCTGCGGCCAACTGAACCCGGATAACCCCAAAGTTTACGAAGTACTCGAGACGCTCTACAAAGACCTTCTAGACATGACAAAGGAAGACGAACTATTCCATATCGGAGGTGACGAGGTGAACTTAGAATGTTGGCAGGACAGTCTCAGCAGCGCTACGCAGAAGAAGTACGGCGACTTCCACGACCTCTGGGGCGACTTCACCCTTAAGGCGCTGGAGAGTTTGCAGAAAGCTAATGGAGGCAAGCGCATTCCATACGTTCTAGTATGGTCCAGCAACCTCACCAAAAGACCTTACGTTAGCAAGTATTTCAACAGGAGCAATATCGTTGTACAAAGTTGGGGTTCTAGTCAATGGCCCGACACCCTGGATCTCATACAGGATGGGTACAAAGtgataatatcccacgtggacGCTTGGTACCTCGACTGCGGTTTTGGTCGTTGGAGAGAGACCGGTGATGCCGCTTGTGACCCTTACAGAACGTGGCAAACAGTCTACAATCACCGTCCTTGGACTCAACAGGGTGTCAACAAGAAACAGGTGATGGGAGGGGAGATATGCCTGTGGAGCGAACAAGTCGATGAGACCTCGGTCGATGCCAGGTTATGGCCTAGAGGTGCTGCTTTCGCAGAACGCATGTGGAGTGACCCTTCATTGGATCTGAACACTTTTAGTATATCAGAAGATGTTTATTTAAGATTGAACACTCAGAGGGATAGGCTAGTGGCGAGGGGACTTCGACCGGAGGCAATGTGGCCGCAATGGTGCCTTCAGAATCCAGGGATGTGCCTTTGA